One Struthio camelus isolate bStrCam1 chromosome 28, bStrCam1.hap1, whole genome shotgun sequence genomic region harbors:
- the CDK4 gene encoding cyclin-dependent kinase 4 isoform X1 — protein MAKEVRAQYEPVAEIGVGAYGTVYKARDLQSGKFVALKNVRVQTTENGLPLSTVREVALLKRLEHFDHPNIVRLMDVCATARTERETKVTLVFEHVDQDLKTYLDKAPAPGLPLDTIKDLMRQFLRGLDFLHSNCIVHRDLKPENILVTSNGQVKLADFGLARIYSCQMALTPVVVTLWYRAPEVLLQSTYATPVDMWSVGCIFAEMFRRKPLFCGNSEADQLGKIFDMIGLPVEDDWPLDVALPRCAFTARPPQPVEGFVPEMEPLGTQLLLEMLTFNPYKRISAYNALRHLYLQDRGAGEG, from the exons ATGGCGAAGGAGGTGCGGGCGCAGTACGAGCCGGTGGCGGAGATCGGCGTGGGCGCCTACGGCACCGTCTACAAGGCGCGGGACCTGCAGAGCGGCAAGTTCGTGGCGCTGAAGAACGTGCGGGTGCAGACGACGGAGAACGGGCTGCCCCTGAGCACCGTGCGCGAGGTGGCCCTGCTCAAGCGCCTCGAGCACTTCGACCACCCCAACATCGTCCG GCTGATGGACGTCTGCGCCACGGCACGGACCGAGCGCGAGACCAAGGTGACGCTGGTCTTCGAGCACGTGGACCAGGACCTGAAGACCTACCTGGACAAGGCGCCTGCGCCCGGGTTGCCGCTCGATACCATCaag GACCTCATGCGGCAGTTCCTCCGCGGCCTCGACTTCCTGCACTCGAACTGCATCGTCCATCGGGACCTCAAGCCCGAGAACATCCTGGTGACCAGCAACGGGCAGGTCAAGCTGGCCGACTTTGGCCTGGCCCGCATCTACAGCTGCCAGATGGCCCTGACCCCTGTG GTGGTGACGCTGTGGTACCGGGCGCCCGAGGTGCTGCTCCAGTCGACCTACGCGACGCCCGTGGACATGTGGAGCGTGGGCTGCATCTTCGCCGAGATGTTCAGGCGGAA gcccctttTCTGCGGTAACTCAGAGGCCGACCAGCTGGGCAAGATTTTTGA CATGATCGGGCTCCCTGTGGAGGACGACTGGCCCCTGGACGTGGCCCTGCCCCGCTGCGCGTTCACGGCTCGGCCCCCCCAGCCCGTCGAGGGCTTCGTCCCCGAGATGGAGCCGTTGGGGACCCAGCTGCTCCTG gagatgCTGACCTTCAACCCCTACAAGCGGATCTCTGCCTACAACGCACTGCGGCACCTCTACCTCCAGGACCGGGGCGCGGGCGAGGGGTAG
- the CDK4 gene encoding cyclin-dependent kinase 4 isoform X2 produces MAKEVRAQYEPVAEIGVGAYGTVYKARDLQSGKFVALKNVRVQTTENGLPLSTVREVALLKRLEHFDHPNIVRLMDVCATARTERETKVTLVFEHVDQDLKTYLDKAPAPGLPLDTIKDLMRQFLRGLDFLHSNCIVHRDLKPENILVTSNGQVKLADFGLARIYSCQMALTPVVVTLWYRAPEVLLQSTYATPVDMWSVGCIFAEMFRRNMIGLPVEDDWPLDVALPRCAFTARPPQPVEGFVPEMEPLGTQLLLEMLTFNPYKRISAYNALRHLYLQDRGAGEG; encoded by the exons ATGGCGAAGGAGGTGCGGGCGCAGTACGAGCCGGTGGCGGAGATCGGCGTGGGCGCCTACGGCACCGTCTACAAGGCGCGGGACCTGCAGAGCGGCAAGTTCGTGGCGCTGAAGAACGTGCGGGTGCAGACGACGGAGAACGGGCTGCCCCTGAGCACCGTGCGCGAGGTGGCCCTGCTCAAGCGCCTCGAGCACTTCGACCACCCCAACATCGTCCG GCTGATGGACGTCTGCGCCACGGCACGGACCGAGCGCGAGACCAAGGTGACGCTGGTCTTCGAGCACGTGGACCAGGACCTGAAGACCTACCTGGACAAGGCGCCTGCGCCCGGGTTGCCGCTCGATACCATCaag GACCTCATGCGGCAGTTCCTCCGCGGCCTCGACTTCCTGCACTCGAACTGCATCGTCCATCGGGACCTCAAGCCCGAGAACATCCTGGTGACCAGCAACGGGCAGGTCAAGCTGGCCGACTTTGGCCTGGCCCGCATCTACAGCTGCCAGATGGCCCTGACCCCTGTG GTGGTGACGCTGTGGTACCGGGCGCCCGAGGTGCTGCTCCAGTCGACCTACGCGACGCCCGTGGACATGTGGAGCGTGGGCTGCATCTTCGCCGAGATGTTCAGGCGGAA CATGATCGGGCTCCCTGTGGAGGACGACTGGCCCCTGGACGTGGCCCTGCCCCGCTGCGCGTTCACGGCTCGGCCCCCCCAGCCCGTCGAGGGCTTCGTCCCCGAGATGGAGCCGTTGGGGACCCAGCTGCTCCTG gagatgCTGACCTTCAACCCCTACAAGCGGATCTCTGCCTACAACGCACTGCGGCACCTCTACCTCCAGGACCGGGGCGCGGGCGAGGGGTAG